A single genomic interval of Streptococcus suis harbors:
- a CDS encoding KH domain-containing protein, with the protein MDMIENLIIAIVKPLISQPDSLTIKIVDTPEFLEYHLDLDKSDIGRIIGKKGRTISAIRTIVYSVPTSDKKVRLVIDEKE; encoded by the coding sequence ATGGACATGATTGAAAATCTCATTATTGCGATTGTGAAACCTTTGATTTCACAGCCTGATAGCTTGACAATTAAAATTGTTGATACACCTGAATTTTTAGAATATCATTTGGATTTGGATAAATCTGATATTGGACGTATCATTGGGAAAAAAGGACGCACAATTTCTGCAATCAGAACGATTGTCTACTCTGTTCCAACAAGTGATAAAAAAGTTCGTTTAGTGATTGACGAGAAAGAATAA
- the rpsP gene encoding 30S ribosomal protein S16 has protein sequence MAVKIRLTRMGSKKKPFYRINVADSRAPRDGRFIETVGTYNPLLAENSVTLKEERVLEWLAKGAQPSDTVRALLSNAGVLKKFHEQKFSK, from the coding sequence ATGGCAGTAAAAATCCGTTTGACTCGTATGGGTTCTAAAAAGAAACCTTTCTACCGTATCAACGTTGCAGACTCACGCGCTCCACGTGATGGTCGTTTCATCGAAACAGTTGGTACTTACAACCCACTTTTGGCTGAAAACTCAGTAACTCTTAAAGAAGAGCGTGTACTTGAGTGGTTGGCAAAAGGTGCACAACCATCTGATACAGTTCGTGCCCTTCTTTCAAACGCTGGCGTATTGAAGAAATTCCACGAGCAAAAATTCTCTAAATAA
- a CDS encoding DUF4298 domain-containing protein, with protein sequence MKNIMEARKRVEEMEKIFNRQLELNQSLSDSMAQLNQEQSTYLQLLDYYQSQTYMEDLELSDKGDFIGIPCGVLSEDGVYNLLFDRTNLASQLRELADMLEQ encoded by the coding sequence ATGAAAAATATTATGGAAGCAAGAAAACGTGTAGAGGAAATGGAAAAAATATTTAACAGACAGCTAGAGCTGAACCAGTCCCTTTCCGATAGTATGGCACAACTTAACCAGGAACAATCGACTTATTTACAGTTATTAGATTATTACCAGAGCCAGACCTATATGGAAGATCTTGAATTATCTGATAAGGGGGATTTCATTGGTATTCCTTGCGGAGTATTGAGTGAAGATGGAGTCTATAATTTACTGTTTGACCGTACAAATCTAGCAAGTCAACTGAGAGAACTAGCAGATATGCTCGAACAATAA
- the pcp gene encoding pyroglutamyl-peptidase I → MKIIVTGFDPFGGEPINPALETIKSLPKTIVGAEIILVEIPTVFDKAADVLEEKMAEHLPDAVLCIGQAGGRVDLTPERIAINQDDARIPDNEGQQPIDRTIREDGQPAYFSTLPIKAMVEAIRSVGIPASVSNTAGTFVCNHLMYQALYLAEKQFPKAKAGFLHIPFLPEQVVDKPGLASMSLNDIVRGVEVAIGAIVEYRDKEDIKKGGGSTH, encoded by the coding sequence ATGAAAATCATCGTAACAGGCTTTGATCCCTTTGGTGGCGAGCCTATTAACCCAGCCTTGGAAACAATCAAATCTCTACCTAAGACCATTGTTGGTGCAGAGATTATTCTTGTAGAGATTCCGACTGTTTTTGACAAGGCTGCGGATGTTTTAGAGGAGAAAATGGCAGAACATTTACCTGATGCGGTACTATGTATTGGTCAGGCTGGTGGGCGAGTTGATTTAACACCTGAGCGTATAGCCATTAACCAAGATGATGCACGTATTCCAGACAATGAAGGGCAACAGCCGATTGATAGAACGATTCGAGAAGATGGTCAGCCTGCTTATTTCTCCACCTTACCTATCAAGGCTATGGTCGAAGCCATTCGTTCTGTGGGCATTCCTGCTTCTGTTTCAAACACCGCCGGCACCTTTGTCTGCAACCATCTCATGTATCAAGCTCTTTACTTGGCGGAGAAACAATTTCCAAAGGCTAAGGCGGGTTTTCTCCATATTCCCTTCTTGCCAGAGCAGGTTGTCGACAAACCAGGACTGGCTTCCATGTCTTTGAACGATATTGTAAGAGGAGTTGAAGTAGCTATAGGAGCAATTGTTGAATATAGGGATAAAGAGGATATTAAAAAGGGTGGTGGTAGTACACACTGA
- a CDS encoding class I SAM-dependent methyltransferase, giving the protein MIVTTSLGMDEGLVYRARRIASELGIEYKERKKQSVGKMLGTYEAVLVLYKDKLILEQRGGQVLFFHPDTAMLRIKSGRDPLLELLGKEKQSIIDCTMGLGSDSIVLASAGHRVTALESSKLVHFIVSRGLQDFDSGLQEVNRAMKSIQTIWTDSLTYLKGQIDKSVDVIYFDPMFSEEIKESQNLSGLSTLADRSRLTEEIVSEAKRVARKKLIIKAHFRDQVFEEFGFKRHVRPNQKFHYGEIILEEEV; this is encoded by the coding sequence ATGATTGTAACAACTAGTCTTGGGATGGATGAGGGGCTGGTCTATAGGGCTAGACGGATTGCCAGTGAACTGGGAATTGAATACAAGGAAAGAAAGAAGCAGTCGGTTGGAAAAATGTTAGGTACCTACGAGGCTGTCTTGGTTCTTTATAAGGATAAATTGATACTAGAACAGAGGGGTGGGCAGGTTTTATTTTTCCACCCAGATACTGCCATGTTGCGGATTAAGTCTGGAAGAGATCCGCTTTTAGAATTACTTGGAAAAGAAAAACAATCAATAATAGACTGTACTATGGGCTTGGGATCTGATAGCATTGTGTTAGCAAGTGCTGGTCATCGGGTGACAGCCTTGGAAAGTTCTAAGCTAGTGCACTTTATTGTGAGTCGAGGTTTACAGGATTTTGATAGTGGGCTGCAAGAGGTCAATCGAGCCATGAAATCTATCCAGACAATTTGGACAGATAGTTTGACTTATTTGAAAGGGCAAATAGATAAGTCTGTTGATGTCATTTACTTTGATCCCATGTTTTCAGAAGAAATCAAGGAATCACAAAATCTTTCTGGCTTGTCTACTTTAGCTGACAGAAGCCGTTTAACGGAGGAAATTGTATCTGAGGCTAAACGAGTAGCTAGGAAGAAATTGATTATAAAGGCTCATTTTCGAGATCAGGTCTTTGAAGAATTTGGCTTTAAACGTCATGTCAGACCCAATCAAAAATTTCACTACGGAGAAATTATTTTGGAGGAGGAAGTATGA